In Cryptococcus neoformans var. grubii H99 chromosome 9, complete sequence, a genomic segment contains:
- a CDS encoding pre-mRNA-splicing factor CWC24, with protein sequence MSEAPAPVVTFKKGPSRRPAQSRQRRRSPSPLDPVAETSASASSSSVVRPEKKSLANPLVQGTKRRRTNANNEEENGVGGGLDEFDYAAEGGLTRKGDELATRANDWDLEDGDGQGKRDKKVRLDEDGEIVTDDGLYRGASAYLPTINKTRETLDKKMKSGPIKATSHVRTITLMDYQPDVCKDYKETGFCGYGDSCKFLHDRGDYLAGWQLDKLPEEGVREVEEEDEEEEVPFACLICRQPFTQPVVTKCGHYFCMGCAAKRFQKSPKCYACGAPTQGIFNIADKVIAKIEARNKARREAREERAEQTGGGGIEIGGGSDDEGSDEE encoded by the exons ATGTCTGAAGCACCTGCACCGGTAGTCACATTCAAAAAAGGCCCTTCTCGCCGTCCCGCACAATCTCGCCAACGTCGCCGCTCTCCATCGCCTCTCGACCCTGTCGCTGAAACATCCGCATCCGCTTCCAGCTCTAGTGTCGTTCGACCGGAGAAAAAATCTCTCGCCAACCCTCTTGTCCAAGGCACAAAACGTCGAAGGACAAATGCCAataatgaagaagaaaatggtGTTGGAGGTGGATTGGATGAATTTGATTATGCTGCTGAAGGAGGCCTGACGAGGAAAGGGGATGAGCTTGCAACGAGAGCAAATGAttgggatttggaggatggagatggacaaggaaaaagagataaGAAAGTCAGGCTAGATGAA GACGGCGAGATCGTGACAGATGACGGCCTGTATCGAGGTGCATCCGCCTACCTACCTACGATCAACAAAACCCGCGAAACGCTCGACAAAAAGATGAAATCCGGCCCTATCAAAGCTACCTCTCACGTACGCACCATCACCCTCATGGACTATCAGCCCGACGTCTGTAAAGACTATAAAGAAACGGGTTTCTGTGGATATGGCGATTCATGTAAATTCTTGCATGATAGAGGAGATTATCTGGCGGGCTGGCAGCTAGATAAGTTGCCCGAGGAAGGCGTGAGAGAGgtagaggaggaggatgaagaagaggaagtacCGTTTGCGTGTTTAATCTGTCGGCAGCCGTTTACACAGCCGGTGGTCACCAAATGCGGGCATTACTTCTGCATGGG GTGCGCCGCCAAACGATTCCAAAAATCACCCAAATGTTACGCCTGCGGTGCCCCGACGCAGGGTATATTCAACATCGCCGATAAAGTAATTGCCAAAATTGAAGCTCGTAACAAGGCAAGGCGAGAAGCGAGAGAGGAACGGGCCGAGCAAACAGGTGGTGGCGGAATTGAAATTGGTGGTGGGTCTGATGACGAGGGTAGCGATGAGGAGTAG
- a CDS encoding GTPase inhibitor, producing MSRSPSPTLSDSALLDSLEDSFDYSAHREARMEALSRQIKQVKDLRESEYGRIVEFNEEKALIERMAKEKYCILHFVHPNFKRCDIMDRHLSQLASKHKHTLFLRANVDNVPFLVTKMAVKVLPCVMSYVDGRAVDRLIGFEELGQSDNFTTKALEFRLSQTGVLPTDLTLATNVSASILTHKQQGSRPGSEGEDSEEERDRRRGKSGIRSGFRNKRGGESGDDDW from the exons ATGTCAAGATCACCATCCCCAACCCTCTCCGACTCAGCTCTCCTGGACTCTCTCGAAGACTCATTTGACTATTCTGCCCATCGAGAGGCGCGGATGGAAGCTTTGTCAAGACAAATCAAGCAGGTGAAAGACTTGAGAGAGAGCGAGTATGGAAGGATAGTGGAGTtcaacgaggagaaggcacTTATTGAGCGTATGGC aaaagaaaagtacTGCATCTTACATTTTGTTCACCCCAATTTTAAACGCTGTGATATAATGGATCGTCATCTGTCC CAACTAGCTTCCAAACACAAACacacccttttccttcgtgCAAACGTGGATAACGTCCCGTTCTTGGTGACGAAGATGGCAGTCAAGGTTTTACCTTGTGTGATGTCGTATGTTGATGGGAGGGCCGTTGATCG GTTGATTGGTTTCGAAGAGCTCGGCCAATCAGACAACTTCACTACCAAAGCTCTCGAATTCCGGCTCTCACAAACAGGTGTTCTTCCGACAGATCTAACATTGGCGACCAACGTATCTGCTTCGATCTTAACGCACAAACAGCAGGGATCTCGGCCGGGTTCTGAAGGCGAGGAttcggaagaggagagggatagaagaagaggaaaaagtggAATACGGAGCGGGTTTAGGAATAAAAGAGGAGGTGAGagtggtgatgatgactgGTAG
- a CDS encoding antiviral helicase SKI2, which yields MEQMIDIEDSVFLELLNTAANPSSVDAIPSDELAVSLGIDGPLSREQALEILENEVLAPVHKLQGHELGQWQVQPPISLPTPPFDLSPLHQTHTVTPSFRGINGDFTHWREALAPKPPAHPTLSSSTTRAPGSLQNFVRGKGSYAPFLPGGLEAAAKVEEDEGEDEDEDEEVGWKTRAPGMKRGAKLDGADEFLAEMLGQQSITAKAKRRRRDGEFASPQLTVSRLGDKDQDVDGIDLKPAQPSDKNIDDLLPTGRLPAPPSSKKGFKAVAKKEWAHVVDVNQKLENFNELVSEMAKDYPFELDNFQKEAVYRLEMGDSVFVAAHTSAGKTVVAEYAIALAAKHMTKAIYTSPIKALSNQKFRDFKTTFEPSTVGILTGDVQINAEGSCLIMTTEILRSMLYKGADLIRDVEFVIFDEVHYVNDAERGVVWEEVIIMLPEHVNIILLSATVPNTKEFADWVGRTKKKDIYVISTPMRPVPLEHFLWAGRETHRIVSSQSKFLMEGYSSASDALRRKQDKEREANGLPPLQRTGGRGGASMRAKDLPTGKSAPFTRIGAGRNHTNRGGGNGPPQAAFGGGRGGRGGGRGGFGGSSRPSHVLDQNIWTHLISYLKKNTLLPVVNFVFSKKRCEEYAQTLSLDLCTAKEKSEVHITWERALTRLKGEDKTLPQILRMRELLGRGIGVHHGGLLPLVKEVVEILFARGLVKVLFATETFAMGVNMPAKSVVFSGIRKHDGTSFRNLLPGEYTQMAGRAGRRGLDTTGTVIILSGDELPSVEELNEMMLGVPNRLSSQFRLTYNMILNLLRVEALKVEEMIKRSFSENATQKMAPEQQRVIAQTEKELAKLPKLECDVCNADIDAFYNLSTEASRLNAQFLKRASWSNQSGKLFVPGRVVVLRNAHFPGNLAVILGNHPNLGPDGQRSDIKAFRILVLVTPGQKSGKEDLSVEELTPRWPPILPKGSFPSPTAERTVVDTSSISFVINHILKYDFHRLNSRESPSDIQQALDDLTKLHEELSVLPELPEADWSRLRDIDIQSLLKERTNAAGRLSKLGCQLCGDFADHYATLHERKQVEQRIQKLKLQLSDQNLELLPDYESRVEVLKRLSFIDENATVLLKGRVACEINSAPELILTELILENILADYTPEEVVALLSIFVFVEKTESQPIIPTKLQDGLDVIYNIAEQVEREQDYCQVQHDEFATKYKPGLVEVVYEWARGMPFNEITNLTDVPEGTIVRLITRLDETCREVRDAARVIGDADLFKKMEEAQGLIRRDIVFAASLYL from the exons ATGGAGCAGATGATCGATATCGAAGATTCGGTCTTTCTAGAGCTCCTCAATACTGCCGccaatccttcttccgtcgATGCGATACCGTCGGACGAGCTCGCCGTATCATTAGGGATCGATGGCCCATTGAGCAGAGAACAAGCCTTGGAAATATTGGAAAATGAAGTTCTAGCTCCTGTACACAAATTGCAAGGACACGAGCTTGGGCAATGGCAAGT GCAACCGCCCATCAGCCTTCCTACACCGCCCTTTGACCTTTCTCCTCTGCACCAGACACATACAGTAACACCGTCGTTCCGAGGTATCAATGGGGATTTCACGCATTGGCGGGAAGCTCTTGCCCCTAAACCCCCTGCCCATCCCACCTTGTCTTCATCTACGACTCGAGCCCCCGGTTCTCTACAGAATTTCGTCAGAGGGAAGGGATCATATGCTCCGTTTCTTCCTGGCGGTCTGGAGGCTGCTGCtaaagtggaagaggatgagggtgaggacgaagacgaagatgaagaagtgggaTGGAAAACAAGGGCACCTGGAATGAAAAGAGGTGCCAAGCTCGATGGAG CGGATGAGTTCCTCGCTGAAATGCTCGGTCAACAGTCAATAACTGCAAAGGCCAAGCGGCGTCGACGGGATGGCGAGTTTGCTTCACCTCAATTGACTGTTTCAAGGCTAGGTGACAAGGATCAAGATGTTGACGGGATCGATCTCAAGCCCGCTCAGCCCTCAGATAAGAACATTGATGATCTGTTGCCAACAGGA CGCCTTCCTGCTCCCCCATCTTCTAAGAAGGGGTTTAAAGCCGTTGCAAAGAAGGAGTGGGCCCATGTTGTAGATGTCAACCAAAAACTGGAGAAT TTCAATGAACTGGTATCTGAAATGGCAAAAGAT TATCCTTTCGAACTTGATAACTTCCAAAAAGAAGCTGTTTACAGGCTGGAAATGGGAGATAGTGTTTTCGTCGCTGCCCATACGTCTGCCGGTAAAACAGTTGTTGCTGAATATGCTATCGCTCTTGCAGCGAAACACATGACCAA GGCCATTTATACTTCTCCCATCAAAGCTCTTTCGAACCAAAAGTTCCGTGACTTCAAAACCACGTTTGAGCCCTCAACTGTTGGTATCCTGACGGGTGATGTCCAAATCAATGCCGAAGGAAGCTGTCTGATT ATGACGACGGAAATCTTGCGAAGCATGTTATATAAAGGTGCCGACCTTATCCGAGATGTTGAGTTTGTTATCTTCGATGAAGTCCATTACGTCAATGATGCCGAA CGAGGTGTGGTTTGGGAAGAGGTTATCATCATGTTACCAGAACACGTTAACATCATCCTGCTTTCTGCTACTGTACCAAACACTAAGGAGTTTGCAGATTGGGTTGG GCGAACCAAGAAAAAAGACATCTATGTCATCTCTACTCCTATGCGACCTGTCCCTCTCGAACATTTCCTTTGGGCCGGTCGAGAAACCCACAGAATTGTCAGCTCGCAATCCAAATTCCTTATGGAAGGGTACTCCTCAGCTAGCGATGCTCTTCGGCGCAAACAGGATAAAGAGCGAGAAGCCAATGGCTTGCCACCTTTACAACGTACCGGCGGTCGAGGAGGAGCGTCAATGAGAGCGAAAGATCTTCCAACCGGAAAGAGCGCCCCCTTTACCCGTATTGGAGCTGGCAGGAACCATACCAATCGCGGAGGTGGTAATGGCCCACCACAAGCTGCTTTCGGCGGTGGACGAGGCGGACGTGGAGGTGGTCGAGGAGGATTTGGTGGTAGTTCGCGTCCTTCTCACGTGCTCGATCAAAACATTTGGACTCATCTCATCAGCTATCTCAAGAAGAACACCCTCTTGCCGGTCGTCAACTTTGTGTTtagcaagaagagatgtGAGGAGTATGCCCAAACGTTAAGCCTAGATCTTTGTACCgcgaaggagaagagtgaAGTGCATATCACTTGGGAGAGGGCCCTGACGCGGCTAAAGG GCGAGGATAAAACTCTTCCTCAGATTTTGCGTATGCGGGAGCTGTTGGGCCGAGGTATCGGTGTTCATCATGGTGGCCTTTTGCCATTGGTCAAAG AGGTCGTCGAAATTTTGTTCGCTCGAGGTCTTGTGAAGGTCCTCTTTGCCACCGAAACCTTTGCCATG GGTGTCAATATGCCTGCGAAATCGGTCGTGTTCTCTGGCATTCGTAAACATGATGGTACTTCTTTCCGTAACCTCCTTCCTGGAGAGTACACTCAAATGGCCGGTCGAGCCGGTCGTCGTGGTCTCGATACTACGGGAACTGTCATTATTCTCAGCGGCGATGAGCTTCCTAGCGTCGAAGAGTTGAACGAGATGATGCTTGGTGTACCAAACCGGTTGTCGTCGCAGTTCAGATTGACTTACAACATGATCTTGAACTTGTTGAGAGTAGAGGCGCtcaaggtggaagagatgattAAAAGAAGTTTCTCAGAGAATGCGACACAGAAAATGGCGCCAGAACAACAGAGGGTCATCGCCCAA ACAGAGAAAGAACTCGCGAAGCTTCCTAAGCTTGAGTGCGATGTTTGCAATGCCGATATCGATGCTTTCTATAACCTTTCAACTGAAGCTTCACGACTCAATGCCCAGTTCCTCAAGAGAGCCTCGTGGTCCAACCAATCTGGGAAGTTGTTTGTCCCAGGCAGAGTGGTAGTGTTGCGCAATGCT CATTTCCCTGGCAATCTGGCTGTAATTTTGGGTAATCATCCTAACCTTGGGCCTGACGGTCAACGGTCCGATATAAAGGCGTTTAGAATCCTTGTACTTGTAACACCGGGGCAGAAGTCCGGCAAAGAAG ATCTCTCAGTAGAGGAGTTGACTCCTCGTTGGCCGCCTATCCTCCCGAAAGGATCGTTCCCCAGCCCCACTGCTGAACGGACAGTGGTTGACACTTCTTCTATTTCCTTCGTGATCAATCATATTTTGAAG TACGACTTCCACCGCTTGAATAGTAGAGAGTCCCCTTCCGATATTCAGCAAGCTTTAGATGATCTCACCAAACTTCATGAAGAGCTTTCGGTCTTGCCTGAACTGCCTGAAGCCGACTGGTCAAGGTTGAGAGACATCGATATCCAATCGTTACTTAAGGAAAGAACAAACGCTGCCGGCAGGCTATCAAAGTTGGGCTGCCAGTTATGCGGGGACTTTGCGGATCAT TATGCCACTTTGCATGAGCGAAAGCAGGTGGAGCAGCGTATCCAAAAACTCAAGCTCCAACTCTCCGATCAAAATCTTGAATTGCTTCCTGATTATGAGTCTCGGGTGGAAGTCCTCAAACGACTCTCTTTTATCGACGAAAACGCCACCGTTCTTCTCAAGGGCCGCGTGGCTTGTGAAATTAACTCTGCACCTGAACTTATTCTTACGGAACTCATTCTTGAGAATATTCTCGCCGACTACACGCCTGAAGAAGTTGTTGCCCTTCTTTCAATCTTCGTGTTCGTGGAAAAGACAGAATCCCAACCTATCATCCCAACCAAGTTACAGGACGGTCTGGACGTCATTTACAACATTGCAGAGCAGGTGGAAAGGGAACAGGACTATTGTCAAGTTCAACACGATGAGTTTGCCACCAAGTATAAGCCTGGTCTGGTGGAAGTCGTTTATGAATGGGCAAGAGGAATG CCTTTCAACGAAATCACTAACCTGACTGATGTACCGGAAGGAACGATCGTGCGATTAATCACAAGGCTGGATGAGACATGTAGAGAAGTCAGAGACGCGGCAAGAGTCATTGGCGATGCCGATTTGTTtaagaagatggaggaagcgCAGGGTTTGATTCGAAGAGACA TTGTTTTTGCTGCCAGTTTG TATCTCTAA
- a CDS encoding pre-mRNA-splicing factor CWC2, giving the protein MSSDSTIAPKRKLKPARKQVASDEVDKSQGYQAGREYNIWYNKWAGGDREDALASKVHSQTRCIISRDAGYTRADATGNKYCCLFFARGCCPYGYECQYLHRLPLPSHQLPDNSRDCFGREKHADYRDDMGGVGSFNRQNRTLYIGKIQESPDKKQMTETLLRHFGEWGKIVKHNILFGRGVAFVTYETDHQASFAKEAMANQSMDGDEILNVRWATEDPNPGEKIAEEKRIEGIGQKAIAGMLDEDLVEATQAVRALEDGDVEDFYHIEASKPEEEEEEDRPAKKGKSEGGFFNADALDNIKFYAELAKKQAEEEREKVRKVPARQVGMSLLGGYGSGDESD; this is encoded by the exons ATGTCCTCAGACAGTACCATAGCCCCCAAGCGGAAGCTCAAGCCAGCTCGAAAGCAAGTGGCGTCAGACGAAGTGGACAAAAGTCAAGGTTACCAGGCGGGACGAGAGTACA ACATTTGGTATAACAAATGGGCAGGGGGTGACAGAGAAGATGCTTTAGCTAG CAAAGTGCACTCTCAAACCCGATGTATCATCTCTAGAGACGCAGGCTACACAAGAGCAGATGCCACTGGCAACAAGTACTGCTGTTTGTTTTTTGCTCGTGGATGCTGTCCTTACGG ATACGAATGCCAGTACCTCCACCGTTTACCATTACCGAGCC ATCAATTACCGGACAACTCTAGAGACTGTTTTGGACGGGAGAAGCACGCCGACTACCGGGATGACATGGGGGGTGTCGGATCTTTCAACCGTCAAAACCGAACACTGTACATCGGCAAGATCCAGGAAAGCCCGGATAAGAAGCAGATGACGGAGACTTTGTTACGTCATTTCGGAGAGTGGGGTAAGATTGTCAAAC ATAACATTCTGTTTGGACGTGGTGTTGCATTTGTGACCTACGAGACTGATCATCAAGCGAGCTTTGCCAAGGAGGCTATGGCGAACCAAAGTATGGATGGCGACGAGATCTTGAACGTTCG ATGGGCTACTGAAGATCCCAATCcaggagagaagattgCCGAGGAAAAACGTATTGAAGGAATTGGACAAAAGGCCATCGCAGGCATGCTCGACGAAGATTTAGTTGAAGCCACTCAAGCTGTTCGAGCCCTTGAAGACGGTGACGTTGAGGATTTCTACCATATCGAAGCATCAAAaccggaagaagaggaggaggaggatcgACCAGCAAAGAAAGGCAAAAGTGAAGGAGGATTCTTCAATGCGGATGCTCTGGATAACATCAAATTTTACGCTGAACTGGCGAAGAAACaggctgaagaagagagggaaaaggtTAGAAAAGTACCTGCAAGGCAAGTGGGGATGTCGTTGCTCGGAGGATACGGAAGCGGTGATGAGAGTGATTAA
- a CDS encoding methylthioribose-1-phosphate isomerase: MVAAAASNKKPLPDMMTSIRLDQSGKVEIVDQLLLPHSVVWMPVFTPEEAYDAIKTMRIRGAPAIASLAALTLRSYLNSSSCPVSSSSSSSDVISWIGQTIDYLQSSRPTAVNLGEAMDRIRAALKDSEAQNQAAGDVIERVKKICGDVHDEDLKRNMEMGRLGAEWLWKKRGGGKKGLKVVTVCNTGSLATSGYGTAIGVITALFQEDHLDTAYYAQTTPYHQGSRLTSLELTTLQIPACMICDTMLGSLFQHEDIDGVIVGADRVVKNGDTANKIGTYQAAVLAQRHNIPFMVVAPVTTIDLSLSTGAEIHIEHRPAVEATQVRGLNTETGKLSVVRISPEGVGEGDKPWQRVYNPSFDVTPAELISAVVTEKGVAVRKESEKSIDVASIC; the protein is encoded by the exons ATGGTTGCCGCCGCTGCGTCCAACAAGAAGCCTTTGCCTGACATGATGACCTCCATCCGACTTGACCAGTCTGGTAAGGTCGAGATCGTCGACcagctccttcttcc TCACTCTGTTGTGTGGATGCCCGTCTTTACTCCTGAAGAAGCATACGACGCTATCAAAACCATGCGAATCCGAGGTGCTCCCGCTATCGCCTCTCTCGCCGCTCTTACTCTCCGATCTTATCTCAACTCCTCTTCATGTccagtctcttcttccagctcctcctccgaCGTAATTTCATGGATCGGCCAAACTATCGACTACCTTCAATCATCTCGTCCTACTGCCGTCAACCTCGGTGAAGCTATGGACCGTATCCGAGCCGCTTTGAAGGATTCAGAAGCTCAGAACCAAGCAGCAGGCGACGTCATCGAGcgagtgaagaagatttgTGGAGATGTCCACGATGaggatttgaagaggaacaTGGAGATGGGCCGATTGGGTGCTGAGTGgttgtggaagaagaggggcGGTGGCAAAAAAGGCTTGAAGGTTGTGACAGTGTGTAACACTGGAAGTTTGGCCACTTCT GGTTACGGTACCGCTATTGGCGTCATTACCGCTCTCTTCCAAGAAGACCACCTTGACACTGCTTATTACGCACAAACTACACCTTACCACCAGGGCTCTAGATTGACTTCTCTCGAGTTGACAACTCTCCAAATTCCTGCCTGCATGATCT GCGATACCATGCTTGGttctctcttccagcaTGAAGACATTGACGGCGTCATTGTTGGCGCCGACCGAGTGGTCAAGAATGGTGACACTGCCAACAAGATCGGTACCTACCAAGCCGCCGTCCTTGCGCAGAGGCACAACATCCCCTTTATGGTTGTTGCCCCCGTGACCACCATCGATCTCTCACTCTCCACCGGTGCCGA AATCCATATCGAACACCGCCCAGCTGTCGAGGCTACCCAAGTACGAGGTCTCAACACCGAAACTGGCAAGCTTTCTGTCGTTAGAATTAGCCCTGAAGGcgttggagaaggtgacAAGCCCTGGCAGAGGGTTTACAATCCCAGTTTCGACGTTACCCCCGCTGAGCTTATTA GCGCTGTTGTGACTGAGAAGGGCGTTGctgtgaggaaggagagcgaGAAGAGCATTGACGTTGCTTCCATCTGTTAG